Proteins co-encoded in one Babylonia areolata isolate BAREFJ2019XMU chromosome 5, ASM4173473v1, whole genome shotgun sequence genomic window:
- the LOC143281919 gene encoding ribosome biogenesis protein NSA2 homolog translates to MPQNEHIELHRKRHGRRLDYEEKKRKKEAREPHKLSQTARKLRGLKAKLHNKKRHNEKIQMKKTIKMHEERTNKKTEERTPEGVEPGYLIDREQQRRAKVLSNTIKQKRKEKAGKWEVPLPKVKAMSEAEVFKVVKSGKTKRKAWKRMVTKVTYVGEGFTRKPAKFERFIRPMGLRFKKAHVTHPELKATFNLPIIGVKKNPTSPMYTSLGVITKGTIIEVNISELGLVTQSGKVIWGKYAQVTNHPENDGCINAVLLV, encoded by the exons ATG ccgCAAAACGAACACATAGAGCTTCACAGGAAGCGCCATGGGCGGCGCTTGGATTATGAAGAGAAAAA gagaaagaaagaagccagAGAGCCTCACAAACTGTCTCAGACAGCAAGGAAATTGAGGGGCTTGAA GGCTAAGCTGCACAACAAGAAGAGACACAATGAGAAAATACAGATGAAGAAAAC CATCAAGATGCatgaagaaagaacgaacaagaagacagaggagagaacacCTGAGGGAGTTGAACCAGGCTACTTGATTGACAGAGAGCAGCAACGGAGAGCAAAAGTGTTgtcaaacacaataaaacagaagaggaaagaaaaagcg GGTAAATGGGAGGTACCGTTGCCAAAGGTCAAGGCAATGAGTGAAGCAGAAGTTTTCAAAGTGGTGAAATCAGGCAAAACCAAAA GAAAGGCCTGGAAAAGAATGGTAACAAAAGTTACTTATGTTGGAGAGGGTTTCACACGGAAACCTGCGAAATTTGAACGTTTCATCCGGCCCATG GGCTTGCGTTTCAAGAAGGCGCATGTGACTCACCCTGAGCTGAAGGCCACATTCAACTTGCCCATTATCGGggtgaaaaagaacccaacctCACCCATGTATACCTCACTGGGCGTCATCACCAAGGGAACCATTATTGAG GTCAATATCAGTGAACTGGGTCTAGTCACACAGTCTGGAAAAGTGATCTGGG gaAAATATGCCCAAGTGACAAACCACCCCGAAAATGATGGATGCATTAATGCAGTGTTGTTGGTGTGA